Proteins from a single region of Zavarzinella sp.:
- a CDS encoding DUF6370 family protein, translating to MLKTIFALVVAFATSTVAMTEEKTVKLQGGIQCAKCELGVADACASVIKVDDKVYYFDAAAHKKYHKECCKGIKQGTVTGEVKKDGDKMVITVKSLEFKK from the coding sequence ATGTTGAAGACCATTTTTGCATTGGTAGTTGCTTTTGCTACCAGCACCGTTGCGATGACCGAAGAAAAAACCGTTAAACTGCAAGGTGGGATCCAGTGCGCCAAGTGCGAACTGGGTGTTGCCGATGCTTGTGCCAGCGTGATCAAAGTGGACGACAAAGTTTATTACTTTGATGCCGCTGCCCACAAAAAGTACCACAAGGAATGCTGCAAAGGCATCAAACAAGGCACCGTGACTGGTGAAGTGAAGAAAGATGGCGATAAAATGGTGATCACCGTGAAATCGCTGGAATTCAAGAAGTAA